One genomic segment of Lolium perenne isolate Kyuss_39 unplaced genomic scaffold, Kyuss_2.0 unplaced97, whole genome shotgun sequence includes these proteins:
- the LOC127321511 gene encoding uncharacterized protein isoform X2, with the protein MGKSMDKRKRLIRGAAVFVVWAAIVVAVRVLKRKRRPRISYGPMHERDRMRIEYLTSKIWHSDVTCINMLRFNRASFFRLCEIMRERNLLENTVHLCVEQQVAMFLHTIGHNLRNRVVSTNFGRSFSTTSIYFRQVLHAIGELRNEYIRPPSSETPEKIAGNPRFDPYFKDCIGAIDGTHVRASVVKDVEDSFRGRKPFPTQNVMAAVDFDLRFTYVLAGWEGTAHDANVLADALGRERGLQVPEGKYYLVDAGYGAKPGFIPPFRNVRYHLNEWGNNPVQNAEELFNLRHSSLRIAVERAFGSLKRRFKILDDAKPFFPFPVQVDIVVACCVLHNYALSQGIDEFILPEVTWTAQPIRSQTQQARDHRATVDHCNWKQGQSLVCWTNSMSTMMLGFLADLVASGKRTSSGFKQCHHNQCAQVLNEHFKLSLNHEQISNHLKKWRKIWGRLIQLKNLSGALWDEDTCTIRLSEEHYAGHCANNKPDIPFLNTPIEHYRAMETIFGSTTATGKYAKSGNDPLSIDLEDEGQQSELNTSPNMGESAGKAPPKKKAKLVHKEDDPLVTTLQDGFKMMAEALIKSGGDGDDVPDGLWDALDELKGFKDEHMAHYYAHLVERPKIAKAFMTLSKQNKLVWVSRFMEREFGMVYNLN; encoded by the exons ATGGGCAAAAGCATGGATAAAAGGAAAAGGCTGATTAGGGGAGCTGCTGTTTTTGTGGTTTGGGCTGCGATTGTTGTAGCTGTTCGGGTCTTAAAAAGAAAGAGAAGACCACGTATTTCCTATGGGCCAATGCATGAAAGAGATCGGATGAGAATTGAGTATCTCACTAGTAAAATATGGCACTCAGATGTGACTTGTATAAACATGTTGCGGTTTAACAGAGCTTCTTTCTTTAGGCTGTGTGAGATAATGAGAGAACGCAATTTGCTAGAAAATACTGTCCATTTATGTGTGGAACAGCAAGTGGCAATGTTCTTGCATACCATTGGACATAATCTTCGAAATAGAGTTGTTTCAACAAATTTTGGTAGATCGTTCAGCACAACTAGCATATATTTTAGGCAAGTCCTTCATGCCATTGGTGAGCTGCGTAATGAATATATCAGGCCACCTTCATCGGAGACCCCAGAAAAGATAGCAGGAAATCCTCGGTTTGACCCATATTTTAAG GATTGTATTGGAGCTATTGATGGTACACATGTGCGAGCATCTGTTGTTAAAGATGTGGAAGATTCATTTCGTGGTAGGAAGCCTTTTCCTACTCAAAATGTGATGGCAGCGGTAGATTTTGACCTCCGGTTCACATATGTGTTGGCTGGGTGGGAGGGGACAGCACATGATGCAAACGTTTTAGCTGATGCATTAGGGCGTGAGAGAGGACTGCAAGTACCAGAAG GAAAATATTACCTAGTTGATGCCGGATATGGAGCCAAGCCTGGCTTCATCCCACCGTTCCGTAATGTGAGATACCATTTGAACGAGTGGGGCAACAATCCCGTCCAAAATGCGGAAGAACTTTTCAACCTTAGGCACTCATCTCTACGTATAGCTGTAGAGCGAGCTTTTGGATCCCTCAAGAGAAGATTCAAGATTTTAGATGATGCCAAACCATTCTTTCCCTTTCCGGTACAAGTTGACATTGTTGTAGCTTGTTGTGTTCTTCACAATTATGCACTATCTCAAGGAATTGATGAATTCATCTTACCGGAGGTAACTTGGACCGCCCAACCAATCCGGTCACAAACTCAGCAAGCAAGAGACCATAGAGCCACAGTTGACC ACTGCAACTGGAAGCAAGGCCAATCGCTGGTATGCTGGACCAATTCTATGTCCACCATGATGCTTGGCTTTTTGGCTGACCTTGTGGCTAGTGGTAAAAGAACATCAAGTGGTTTCAAGCAGTGTCACCACAACCAATGTGCTCAGGTTCTGAATGAACATTTCAAGCTATCATTGAATCATGAACAGATTAGCAACCACctcaagaagtggaggaagatttGGGGCAGGCTGATCCAGTTGAAAAATCTGAGTGGAGCTCTATGGGATGAGGATACTTGCACTATTCGACTTAGCGAGGAACACTACGCAGGGCATTGCGCC AACAACAAACCTGATATCCCATTCTTGAATACCCCAATTGAGCACTACCGTGCAATGGAAACAATCTTTGGGTCCACTACAGCAACAGGGAAGTATGCCAAGTCTGGGAATGACCCCTTGTCTATCGATCTTGAAGATGAAGGCCAACAGAGTGAGCTGAACACATCGCCAAACATGGGCGAGTCGGCAGGCAAAGCACCACCGAAGAAGAAGGCCAAGCTTGTGCATAAGGAAGATGATCCATTAGTCACCACTCTCCAAGATGGGTTCAAGATGATGGCTGAAGCTCTTATCAAGTCAGGTGGAGATGGTGATGATGTACCTGATGGCTTGTGGGATGCGTTGGATGAACTGAAAGGATTTAAAGATGAGCACATGGCTCATTATTATGCTCATCTAGTTGAGAGGCCCAAGATTGCAAAAGCATTCATGACTCTTAGCAAGCAAAACAAGTTGGTCTGGGTGAGTAGGTTCATGGAGAGGGAATTTGGAATGGTCTATAATCTGAATTGA
- the LOC127321511 gene encoding uncharacterized protein isoform X1, with protein sequence MGKSMDKRKRLIRGAAVFVVWAAIVVAVRVLKRKRRPRISYGPMHERDRMRIEYLTSKIWHSDVTCINMLRFNRASFFRLCEIMRERNLLENTVHLCVEQQVAMFLHTIGHNLRNRVVSTNFGRSFSTTSIYFRQVLHAIGELRNEYIRPPSSETPEKIAGNPRFDPYFKDCIGAIDGTHVRASVVKDVEDSFRGRKPFPTQNVMAAVDFDLRFTYVLAGWEGTAHDANVLADALGRERGLQVPEGKYYLVDAGYGAKPGFIPPFRNVRYHLNEWGNNPVQNAEELFNLRHSSLRIAVERAFGSLKRRFKILDDAKPFFPFPVQVDIVVACCVLHNYALSQGIDEFILPEVTWTAQPIRSQTQQARDHRATVDRRQQIATQMWADRQIMYGH encoded by the exons ATGGGCAAAAGCATGGATAAAAGGAAAAGGCTGATTAGGGGAGCTGCTGTTTTTGTGGTTTGGGCTGCGATTGTTGTAGCTGTTCGGGTCTTAAAAAGAAAGAGAAGACCACGTATTTCCTATGGGCCAATGCATGAAAGAGATCGGATGAGAATTGAGTATCTCACTAGTAAAATATGGCACTCAGATGTGACTTGTATAAACATGTTGCGGTTTAACAGAGCTTCTTTCTTTAGGCTGTGTGAGATAATGAGAGAACGCAATTTGCTAGAAAATACTGTCCATTTATGTGTGGAACAGCAAGTGGCAATGTTCTTGCATACCATTGGACATAATCTTCGAAATAGAGTTGTTTCAACAAATTTTGGTAGATCGTTCAGCACAACTAGCATATATTTTAGGCAAGTCCTTCATGCCATTGGTGAGCTGCGTAATGAATATATCAGGCCACCTTCATCGGAGACCCCAGAAAAGATAGCAGGAAATCCTCGGTTTGACCCATATTTTAAG GATTGTATTGGAGCTATTGATGGTACACATGTGCGAGCATCTGTTGTTAAAGATGTGGAAGATTCATTTCGTGGTAGGAAGCCTTTTCCTACTCAAAATGTGATGGCAGCGGTAGATTTTGACCTCCGGTTCACATATGTGTTGGCTGGGTGGGAGGGGACAGCACATGATGCAAACGTTTTAGCTGATGCATTAGGGCGTGAGAGAGGACTGCAAGTACCAGAAG GAAAATATTACCTAGTTGATGCCGGATATGGAGCCAAGCCTGGCTTCATCCCACCGTTCCGTAATGTGAGATACCATTTGAACGAGTGGGGCAACAATCCCGTCCAAAATGCGGAAGAACTTTTCAACCTTAGGCACTCATCTCTACGTATAGCTGTAGAGCGAGCTTTTGGATCCCTCAAGAGAAGATTCAAGATTTTAGATGATGCCAAACCATTCTTTCCCTTTCCGGTACAAGTTGACATTGTTGTAGCTTGTTGTGTTCTTCACAATTATGCACTATCTCAAGGAATTGATGAATTCATCTTACCGGAGGTAACTTGGACCGCCCAACCAATCCGGTCACAAACTCAGCAAGCAAGAGACCATAGAGCCACAGTTGACCGTAGGCAACAAATTGCTACCCAAATGTGGGCGGATAGGCAGATCATGTATGGTCATTGA